ACGTCTTCCCCCAATAGTCATAACCTACTCTTCTTTTGAGGCTCAACAGGCAACATGGTGGTCTTTAATTCAGCAGAGTATAGGCTCACTTTAAGAAAAGCGGCGTCAAAAGAGATTAAGACTTTGACCTTTTATTCTTCTTaatctcttttcctctgttGTTAGGTTTACAGAACAGTTCTTCACCCGTGGCCACCGCGGGCaggcggggccggggcagcctGCACAGCGCCCGCTGGCTCCATTCAGCCGAGCAGAGGGGAACAGCGGGGCGGGTGCAGCGGTCACAGACACGAACTGCCCGGGCCAGCCATGGAATGCAAAACGGGAAAACCTGTCCTGTGGCCCCTGCAAACCGAACTGGTTTGTGCAGCTGGATTTACTGTAGCAGTTTTTTTGTAAACTACAGGAGTTACACGAGGTGTTTGCAGGGAAGTTCTCTGCTTCGTTCCTGACGAAAAGCACCGTACAGCGGGCACAGGTGTAGGGCCGCCGCCGCAAGGGCCGTTCCAGCCCCGCGGGGAACCCGGTCCCGCCGCGCCTGGGCGTCCCGGGCACCGTGATGTGTGTCGCCGGGACGGGCGATAGCGGCGGGAGCGCCGCGGTGGTCCCTCAGGGCGGGTCGCGCTGAGGCGCGGGCTGCGGCGCTCCCTGAGGGGAAGACAGGGCCGCACTGGGTGATAGAAACTGCACCGGCAGCGACGAGTTCGGGCCCCGCCGGTCGCACGGAGCCGCTGGCCCGTGCCGGCCTCGGGCGGGCTGCTCGCTGTAAGTGAGAGCGTCTGCCGGATCGGCGGGGCGGCAGGGAGGCAACATGGCGGCCGCAGCTACCGCCCCCTCCGCCCTCCGCCCCCCACCCAGGGGACACAGGAGCCCGGCGGGGAACGCGCCGGGAGGTGACAAGGGcgcccctgcccctccccttCCCGCCCCTTTTCTCCGAGCGCGCGCACCCCCCCCGCCCTCCCCGCTTCCACCCGCGAGCGTGGCGGCCCCGCCCTCCCTCCGGTCTCGAGGGGGCTGGGCCGCACGCGACCACGCCGCGTCACGTGCAGCCAACAGCCGCGGCCGCCGGCGCTCGCGCGAGGCCCCGCCCCGGGTTGGGCGGGGCCGgagcgggcggggcggggctcACCCCGGAGGCGGGGCCGGCGGCTCGCGCCCTCCTccgcggcggcggcagcggcggacACGGCGGCGGCGCCGGCGGCGGCTGCGTCGGGGCCCCACCCCCGGGGCGGGGCCGCCCGGGCCGGCGGGCTGCTGGcgcctccccctctccccctccccgccgTCCCCTCAGTAACTTGGCTGCCTTTTATCGGGCGAGCGGCGAGGCGGAGAGTTTATCGGTGCCGGAGCTGCGGCGCGGTCGGGGCGGGGAGCGAGCGCGACGGGGGGCCCGGGCCGGCCCGGTCCGGGACGATGTTGCGGCTGGTGTCGCTGAAGTTGGGGCGGTTGTACCGCTACGTGAAGCTGGCGGTGCTGGGCAGCCTGGCGGCGGCGCTGGTGCTGAACACGCACTCGCTGCTGGCCTCGCTGCAGCGCAACGAGCTGTCGGAGCGGCGCTTCCTGCAGCTCAATAAGTGCCCGGCCTGCTGGGGCACCAGCTGGTGCCGCAAGTTCCTCAACGGGCAGCTGCGGCTGGAGAGCTGGGGCCGCCTGCGCCTCTTCGACTTCTTCAACGTGAAGAACGTTTACTTCGCCCGCTATGGGGAGCCCCGCGAGGGCAGCCGCCGCGTCGTCCTCAAGCGCCTGGGCTCCGCGCAGGAGCTGGCGGACATCGACACCAAGATCTGCCGCCGCGCCACCGGCAGGGGACGCTGCGACCTCCTGCAGGCCCTGCACGCCACCGAGTTTGCCAGCCTCAACGGCGACGTGCGGCTCCTCACCCCCGACGCCGTGGAGGGTTGGTCGGACCTGGTGCACTGCCCCTCGCAGCGCCTTCTCGACCGCCTGGTCCGCCGCTATGCCGAGACCAAGGACTCGGGCAGCTTCCTGCTGCGCAACCTAAAGGACTCGGAGCGCATGCAGCTCCTCATCACCCTCGCCTTCAACCCCGAGCCGCTGGTGCTGCAGGTAAGCGCGCCCAAGGGTGCCGGGCCCGTGGGTCGCCCGCTCCTGCCTGTTCTCCGTGGGGTTGCGCGATCGTCCCCGCCTGCTTCTGCTGGCCGGGGGTCCCTGGCTGGAAGCCCCGTTCCAGCCCAGCGCGTTCCCCAGTCCTTGCTTCCCCCTTCCCCGCCGTGGCCGGGGTCTCCAGGCGCACGTAGCCGTGTCTGTGTGAGGGGCTGCTGGGAACCTGGTCTCTAACGCCCCGAACGCTGAGGGGTTCTCCTGTAACTCTGTGCCCTTGCAGCGACTCTTATGAAACCTCTGGGTGGGTTGAGGAGCGGGTCTCCGGGTCCCACTTCGGGCAGGAGGTATTTCTTCATTCAGTCTCataggttttctttcttcctcaaaGACTTGGTGCCTTTGCCCGGTTTTGTCTACCTCTTCGGTGGCACCGTGGCTGAAGGTTTGACTCGGTCTCCGTTCTTCTTGCCTTTCTTATCTGGGCAAGGAGCTTCGGTAGCGCAGGGTGACagcaggcagctgtgctggggcagcCGGCGGGGTGACATTGCTGCAAGGCAGCTGATTCCGGTGAATTATGCCTTTCGTACAGTTAAGTGTTAAGCTTTAATCCTATGGCGTCTCCCATAATACGTGTATTCCTCGACAGCTGTGGGAATCGGTGATTAGTGTCTTAGTGTCTAGTTTAATATAGTGCGAAGAGACTTTCCTGTAATTCTATCGTGCTTGGGAAAAACTGGCTCGTGTGCTGTGTCATGTTCTTATGTGGAGCAAATACAATTTCTGTCTGTTTTGGTAAAAATTAGAAATAGGTGTTTTGTAGACTGAATACGGAGTGACAAATAAACAGTGTTCTCTTTTCAGCAGTTACATTGTATTCGATTGGGACGACTGGTTATGTGTGCTTCAACATGCCTTGTAAATCTTGAGGtgaaaaaaatgtaggaaacTGCTTTACTCTGTCGCATCACTCCGTTGCTATTATTGCATGTCTATTTAGATTGGGAGCTTTGCATTTTATCTCTTTACACTTTTCATGGGAACACTTACCGAGGGAACTCCAAGCATGCCTTTAGTGCTTAAGTTTGGACTCAGAATTGTTTTGGCTAACTACTGGACTGTCCTTGTCTTCATCTCATGTAtgataaaaagaatatttgcaaATACGTTTCAAAGCACCATGACATAATTGCTGTTATAAACATCTGGTGTTTCTCTAGTACAAGGCCAAGAAATACCTAATTCTCAAAAAGCACTGCTGCAGGCTTTGCCCTCCAGCAATTTCACCTACTGATTAATTTCTAGCAAATGCATTTGTGAACTctacttaattaaaaatatgggTTCTGAAAGTATGCTCCTGCCCTTCAGTCTCTCCATGTACAGCTcttggattttgttttcaaagtttCCCATTTGCTTCTCAGCAGATTTAGGGTGCAgaatttctcttccattttacCGTAAAGCTGTTCCTGAGCATAGTGAAAAAAGAAACTCTACtgaagtaagaaaataaaaattcagctttgctttgctgATTATAATGGGAAATTCTTGGAGAATTGATTTGCTTTGACTGTATTTCATACAACTttacagttttggttttgaataCTGCTTCCAGCATAGTAAGCATAGCCCTAGGTGGCCAGAAAGCAGCTCTCTGTTTCTTCATCATTTGTGGGGCAAATGTATTCCTTTCAGATCAAAGGTATGTTTGCAATGCTTAATACTGCAGGGTGGGCAGCACTGATTGACGTAAGAGCCTTGATTCCTGTCAGCTTCTCGAGAAGCTATGGGTGATCATTAAGGCTGTCAACCAGATCtgctgaaaagatgaaaatctTTGGACGTGAACTTAACACTTTGCTCACCGTTTATCTTAGCAAaggtgctgctgagagcagagcaggtgaCATTGGTAGGAAGGGAGTCAGCCTTTACCATTCCTGAGTGTCATCAAGTTATCTGTCACTTCTACCCAGATCAGAAGTGTTTTGCAAAGTCTTCTAAATGTTGATCAGTatcctggaaaatatttctggggAACTTAGGCTGGCTTTGTTTGTTGAAACCCTCTTATGTTGTCCTTCAAAAGAGTATTCATCAGCTTTGGTAATGAGTACTGAAGGTCTAAATACCTCCCATCATTTGGGAATGAAGGATCTTAAATATGTGAATCTGAATGAACGCTAATAATTTCCATAACATGTCTCAAACCACTGTATTTTCAGCCTCTGCCCTACAAACATGTAAGGAACAGATAATTCTGTGTTATGCTGCTACAGCAAGATGCAATGCACTCTATATTAGAGGTAAAGTTACTTTCCAGAAGTCATTACTGACTACTGAGAAGTTTGATTCTATTTATACCTGGGATACATAAAACGTTTTATGGCATAGTTTCTGTGGTATTGATGAGAACAGATATTGGCACGGGAATGAGACTTCTAGGCTTATTCTAAAAATCACCAGCTTCTAAGGAAGGAAACCTGCATGACATCATGTGAAgattcagattttaattttaaatgaataaataaggAGTGCATTTAACTGATGCTCTCACTGGAAGGCACAAGGAAAAGTATTGCTAGATTTTGCCTTGAGCTTTTTATGAAACACTACTGTGACTGTTTAAAGCACTGTTGTGGATAACAGGTTTTTAGAAGCAGAGAGAACTTCTAAATTGTCAGTGTTCAGTGCATTGAAGTCCTGTGTTGTTTAGTTAAGTTAGAGGAGCAATCAAATTTAATAGGCACTGAATTTAAAgcttgattttttatttttaatagaaaattcACTGTAATAATCTACTAGAGCAAGTAATTTCTGGATTATAAGGCTTTTTATTAGAGACTGGGATTTTAGCTTGAAGCCTGTTTGGGGTATAGCTTGCTTAAAGTGTCATTGCTTACAAACAGCACATTGTCACACCTGACATAAAGCATTTGCTGTAGGAAGCTTTCAGGTGGGACTTTAACCTTCAGCATGATATACTTCTGTTACAAGTCTCTGAACAGTAGTAAAACAGTTTTGTGTAGATTACTTACTGTAGTCCTAACTCAGTATTTGTACTTTTGTAGCTTTCTTGTTAACCTTCTTTATCCACTGCTGTTAAGCAGCTGCATAGGGTGTACTCAGTGATACATTCAGCCCCTTTTGCCATTCTCATGAAGCAAATAATTGTTATTTGGTTATTTGGTACAGTTCACATATTTTCTGAATATTAAGACAGTATTTTTACTTCTATAGGGTCTCGCTAAACTAGTCAATAATTAAATAGTCtcatttttcatctgaattgatattttaatgaaacagctTATATGTGAAGGTCAAAGAAAGAATTTAAGTTGCAGTGTAAATATTTAAGATTTAACTTCTGATAAGATTggcattttctttcccctttctaaCAGTCCTTTCCTACAATCAAGGCAActactttttaatgaaaatttggTAAATCTAAagcaatattttatataaacttGAACAGCTTATTTGGACAAAAGCAGCATCAAGACTTGCTACTGTTTCCTTCAACTCATTTAATGGAAAGCAGCGCATTTTAAATAGTAATCATCTGGAGGTTAGGATCCATGCATGGCATCTGATTTATACTTGAGTGTGATGACAATATGCATCAAATATGCTTGCAAAGATAGGTTTGCCAAGGTTGCCTtatgaagaaatagaaaatttaaaaactggATTACAGACTGAATTCATTgtgaatattttattacagaacCAACATAAATGTGTGTAGATTTATCCCTTACCCTAACAGTTTTTTATGAATTACCtactttgttcatttttttaaccaTAACATGTGCTCAACTGATGGATGTTACTCAGCTTTTTGAAGTACCgtgattaatttttatcttcacTTGTAAATAGCAACATAAACTTACTGTTAGAGAACCAAAAATGTTGGCTACCTAGAGGTAGCGTCTCCATAGAGGGTGATGCTGTTGTTCACTCTTCTACTCTTACAAAAAttcttctttcccccctcctaCCAATTCCTAATGAGTTTTTCCAGAACTGAAGTGTTTCAAGAGAAAGATCTGGGGAAATGTAGGTAGGCTTTCTCTAGACATACTACTTTTCTGTAGAGCTCCTGCACTGAGCTGTCAGCCTCCACATTTCACATTTAAGAGTCACTGTGGCAGTCTCCTAACAGTTTTTGAGCTGCTGTCATTGTGCTACCAtagctgctgtgctgcaagcTGTGGTGTGCACCCATGCATTATCCAACACATGAAGGTCTGTGGCAGTTTTTAGTTTTGTacttaaacacaaaaaaaaccctcaaatcAACAATGCCCCACAATCAGGTCAAAGCAGAGAATTTCTTGTTCTGGGAGTTGGGGAAACTACAGTATTAACTTGGCTGAAGTAAGGAGATGATTCTAGATCAGGACATTGTGGTGTTCAGTGAAGTGATTGTATTTCTCCTAAGATGCTGTGGTTGGCTGAACAGACAGTCTACATCTGTCCCAGGGACAGTGAGACACGGCTTTGATTAGTTGTGGCAGAAGCACAtctggagctggtgctgcaaTACTCAGGCTTGCCTTTGGGCTGGCTGTTGTGTTGGTGTGCAGTACTGCCAGGTGTAGTATTAAAAGGGCATTGCTTTTTGCTTGCTTCCAAAGAAAACTTGAAGTTTGCACACAAACTTTAAAATAAGAGTAAATAAAACGCTTGCAATTTATGTGGTTCATTTTCCAAAATGTAGAAGGTGTCTGAATTATATCCAGTGCATTAATCCAACTTTGTCTGGAGTTGTAGCTTTTCAATAACCTCTTTAAAATGGAGTATTTTCAAAGAATTATCGTATTTGGTTGTATCTTATATGTAAATTATAAGCCTCAAAGACTCTTAAGAAAAATTTCAGTCTGTGTATGGAAAGAAAATAGTAGtattattgcattttttaatagtGTGAGTCCCTGCTATTGCCATACATATTTATTAAGCTTTCTTAATACTTAAGCTTAATGACTATTTTTCTCACAAATTTTGATGATTGTTACTccttgtggggaaaaaaacccaacaaaacaaaaccaggagctGTATCTCTGTTCCTAGTATAATTGCTCTGCATGAACAGTTTGTTGCCACATAGCCCAAAATTCTTCTGGTTCCTCTTCGTGTTATCCTTGGGGtttctggttggttttgttACTGGAAGAACAGTAATTGGCATCTGGTAAACATATATTAAAGCATTGACTGTGATCTCTCTCACATAATTTCTTGTGCTGAATTCACTTAAAGTAGCAATTTAGGCAGATGTTTTGCACAACTATTTTCCTGATCCATACATAAGTTGGTAAGAAATAAATGAGCAAATTTtcttgcctattttttttttcaataatacaCACTGTTCTAATCATAGGTTATTTTCTGTAGTTCTACATGAGTAGAATACCATCCAGTTTTAATACTTGCTGCCTTTTAAACTTTGTTATTCAGTTTGGTGTTTCTAGTACATAATATCTATGCTAAATACGACCTACCTGTCTTCTAGTGGACTTGTATTAAGTCATGGCTTATACAAATACTGGCATTTTGATATACTGAATAGTATTTagtattttgaatattttcttctctgatcTTTATGAAAAAGTTAAAACCTGTTTAGTTTGTTACTATATCAGTTTTTACTAGTGATGTAGCCTCTGGTTGATTCGAGGCTTTTTGATTATCTGAAATTTCATTAATTAGTTAACTTTCAAGATTCACTGCAGTCTGCTGCAGATTATTATAAACAATTACTTTTCCCCCATCAGACTACTTCTATGCAGTTGgaccatttttttgtttgaaagctgcctttttttctaatggaagTAAActataagaaatattttagaatagTCTAGAAATTCTTGAAGTGGCTGTAGGGTATGTATTATGGTGAATGAGTCTCTTAATGTGGAGGCTGCTGAGAACACTACGTAGACTTATATGGAAATCCTCCTGATAAATTGTAACTGAGCAGTTTTCAGTAGCACAAAAAGGGTGTGTTACCCCCCATACCAAACACTGAAATACCAGTATTGTCCATTTGTTTCTGGTATGTCAGATGTAGAGGAGGAGCTGTGTTTTACTTTGTTGAATTATGTAACTGAGGCTTTGTGTTAGTCTTTAATTTTGCAAACTcaatttcagaaacaaaagcaggcCAGCTAGGACTTCTTTATAGTGATAGAGTGATTGTTTTATCTGTTGCAAATTTAAGCTGGACAAACTTATATGCAAACTTATATTTGAACAGCTGATATGACATCAAATTTTCTTTGCTATGGTTCTTGTGTTTAATCATTATTCATTAATGTGTTTGGAGAAATTACATACCTCTAACGTTGTGAAATATAACTTTTTGAATTAAAGTTCAGTTTAAACATTGATCAACATAGGATTCTGAATGGGCTTACATTTAGaattttctatgtatttttgtCCTACAATGTGTCAATAAAGCCTGGTAAGTACTTGTTGGCATGGATTGTATGCGATAACTGGTTGAAGTATAATAAAACTTGACAAAAgtcaaataaatgaaagaaacataGTTTCAGTGGGAATACGAATATTTGGATTATTCAGTGCAATTGACTCTTCACTCTATGTGTGTAGGCTGTATATATGTGTACGCTTAACTTCTGTGGGAGTTTTAGTTGAATGTCATGATTTGGCATATAGTTGAGAATGGAATTGTTTTTGTTATACTTACTCACATTCACAAATGTACTTGAATGTATCTCTTAGAATGCAGATCAATTCCTGACAAAAGAAGGCATCTGCATTTACACAGTGCTTTTTAACCTTCTGTGCTCTGAAAAATTTGATTGTAAAATGTGATCTCCAGCTCTTCATGGTTCCAGAGCTTTACTTATTTGCCTTGGTGACTAATACAAGTGCTACTTCTATTTACACTGCAGAATCAATAGTACTCTGTGAGAGAGaacaaatttcttttccttttaagaagAGCCTATTATTTAAATTCTACTTGCCATGCCAGTTTGTGCCTGGGCAAACACAGTTTACTGGGGTAATTTTAGGGAAGGTGTCACAAAGAATCTTAATTTTGCTGTGAAGATCTTCAGGGTCATAAGAAGTTGGAAGAGAAGTCCCTGCTctgttttgcatgttttttaatttcatcatATCTGAAGTATAGCTCATTGcttggttgtgggttttttagatGGAACTCCCTTTATACAAAAATTAGTAGTGACATGTAGCATCTTCTAGAGTagttatgaaaattaaaacatttttttagtgGTACAGTGAAACGATATCTGGAAGATGTCAGTTGTTACTTAAactgttttgtcctttttttggACTAGTTTATTAGGACAAATTATATGGTTGATCATGATAAATTTATATTCTTGTGTTTAATTCAAAGGGCATTTGTCTTATTGCAGACTAAAATAGGCCTTATCAGCTTCAAGCTGGTGAGTCTTTGCTTCACAATCTAATTCACAGCTCTGAACATTCAAAACCAGTGGCAGATTTGTGTATCTTCTCATGTTTAGACAGATGGAGGTGTGGAAGAGAAATGTACTGATAGTGTGTTTTGTGcttctgtaaaatgaaaaattaaccATATTAATTCTCAATATTTTTCCTGAGACTACggtgtattttttaaaaaagacataaaTGCTGCATTCTGTCAGGAACAGAGTGTCCTTTGTCCCCTCGAGAagctttgtttgcatttttttccttgcttaaAGAGACCTTGTAGCTATGTTAATTAGGGcaactaaattattttcttgataaATATGCAACTGGGAATGGGTGTAGCACAAGTTTTTATTAGATGTACTGATTTCCATTCTTCTGTTAGAAGATTATATGTATTTCTCTGTGCATAGAGAAACATAACTTTAATAAGGGAAAATTCACTAAGTTACCTGTTTTTCATCTGCATCACTGTATTTGAAAACACTTTTAGCAGTTGAATTGTCTGCCATTTCCATGGCATTTGGTGTGTATATTCACAGGTAAAATTCAGGCACATTGCCTGAATTGTCTGATACACATTTTAAAGTCTTTAAATGGCATATCCAAGTACAAAATTATCTAATTAATTATGTGTACTAATAATTAAGAATTAGAGTAAAATCTAAAACGACGTTGTATACTACCCCGCAGAAGTATGAGATTTTTGGCAACTATCTACTAAGCTTTTTGTTCTAAATGCAACTTGTACATCTAAAACATGTTTAATGATCATACAAATTTGTGTTCATGTCttgcatgaagaaaaaaaaatatcctgtttTTAAATTACCTGCAATTTCATCTAGAAATGCATTCAACATAAGCATAGTGCAAAAAGTTAAAATCTCTGCTGGCAAAGACAACACATCTGCACTTCAATTAATATTCATGTCAAATTCACTGAGTGAATATAAAAGTGCTGAATGAGGCACTTGTACAtatttttattcccttcttCGGCTACTGACTTGGGTAATGAAGTGTAGATGTGGCTGTTATGTGCCAGTTGGAAGGTAGCCAAAACTGAGATGTTGTTTGTACATGTGCAGATGTTGGCAGGATTCCCTGCACT
The nucleotide sequence above comes from Heliangelus exortis chromosome 9, bHelExo1.hap1, whole genome shotgun sequence. Encoded proteins:
- the DIPK2A gene encoding divergent protein kinase domain 2A, yielding MLRLVSLKLGRLYRYVKLAVLGSLAAALVLNTHSLLASLQRNELSERRFLQLNKCPACWGTSWCRKFLNGQLRLESWGRLRLFDFFNVKNVYFARYGEPREGSRRVVLKRLGSAQELADIDTKICRRATGRGRCDLLQALHATEFASLNGDVRLLTPDAVEGWSDLVHCPSQRLLDRLVRRYAETKDSGSFLLRNLKDSERMQLLITLAFNPEPLVLQSFPSDEGWPFAKYLGACGRMVAVNYVGEELWSYFNAPWEKRVDLAWQLMEIAEQLTNNDFEFALYLLDVSFDNFAVGPRDGKVIIVDAENVLVADKRLIRQNKPENWDVWYESKFDDCDKEACLSFSKEILCARVTVDHNYYAICQNLLSRHATWRGTSGGLLHDPPAEIAKDGRLEAMLDECANPKKRYGRFQAAKELREYLAQLSNNVR